The proteins below are encoded in one region of Actinomycetota bacterium:
- a CDS encoding RelA/SpoT domain-containing protein, whose protein sequence is MAAATVFPTNNQINKAGKKLRAWWGGLELTREDLYPALDVVSAYRASHRKPMTHANMGLRSVVKSQGCQAKISQRLKQMQTIVGKLERYPKMALTTMQDIAGCRAIVEDILQLRRIEAKLVANSIARTGSPPKVDDYLKTPKASGYRGVHVIVQYGNPPRSIEVQLRTPVMHGWAYTVERLGGKIGQDLKSGYGPPEVLRLMEAISEAMELEERDEPVDSALVDRINDLRRDALPFMVARPNGRSTP, encoded by the coding sequence ATGGCGGCAGCAACGGTGTTTCCCACGAACAACCAGATCAACAAGGCGGGCAAGAAGCTTCGTGCGTGGTGGGGAGGTCTCGAACTCACGCGGGAAGACCTCTACCCTGCTCTTGATGTTGTCTCCGCCTACCGGGCGAGCCATCGGAAGCCGATGACGCACGCCAACATGGGTCTCCGCTCTGTCGTGAAGTCGCAGGGCTGCCAAGCGAAGATCTCGCAGCGGCTCAAGCAGATGCAGACCATCGTCGGCAAGCTTGAGCGGTACCCGAAGATGGCCCTTACGACCATGCAGGACATCGCCGGCTGTAGGGCCATCGTCGAAGACATCCTTCAGCTACGGCGAATCGAGGCGAAGCTCGTTGCGAACAGCATCGCGAGGACGGGCTCACCCCCGAAGGTGGACGACTACCTCAAGACTCCCAAGGCCTCGGGGTACCGCGGAGTCCATGTCATCGTTCAGTATGGAAACCCCCCTCGGAGCATCGAGGTTCAACTGCGTACACCCGTGATGCATGGATGGGCGTACACGGTCGAGCGTCTCGGTGGCAAGATCGGGCAGGATCTCAAGAGCGGATACGGTCCCCCGGAGGTGCTGCGGCTGATGGAGGCTATTTCCGAGGCGATGGAGCTTGAGGAAAGGGACGAACCGGTCGATAGTGCCCTTGTGGACCGAATCAACGACTTGCGGCGGGATGCGCTACCCTTCATGGTGGCACGTCCTAACGGGAGGTCCACGCCATGA